One Sphaerisporangium krabiense DNA segment encodes these proteins:
- the guaB gene encoding IMP dehydrogenase, with protein MAKFTEPGLTFDDVLLVPAYSDLAPGEADTTTRLSRSITLRVPLVSAAMDTVTEARMAVAMARQGGLGVLHRNLSIADQAQQADLVKRSEAGMVTNPVTCSPDDSLADVEALCAKYRISGVPVTDDDGVLVGIVTNRDMRFESDLNRPVREVMTAMPLVTAPVGVSRDEAFRLLRHNKVEKLPLVDPDGRLRGLITVKDFTKSEQYPLATKDADGRLVVGAAVGVAGDAEQRAMALIDAGVDVIVVDTAHGHSRGVCDMVAKIKANGRVDVIGGNIATRAGAQALIDAGADAVKVGVGPGSICTTRVVAGVGAPQVTAIHEASLACGPAGVPVIGDGGLQYSGDIVKALAAGANTVMLGSLLAGCEESPGELIFINGKQFKSYRGMGSLGAVRNRERGGSFSKDRYSQESVASEDKYIPEGIEGQVPYRGPVAAVAHQLVGGLRQGMWYTGARTIEELHENGLLMPITAAGLKESHPHDIQMTVEAPNYHGR; from the coding sequence ATGGCAAAGTTCACCGAGCCCGGGCTCACGTTCGACGACGTGCTTCTGGTGCCCGCCTATTCCGACCTGGCGCCGGGTGAGGCGGACACCACCACCCGGCTGTCCCGCTCGATCACCTTGCGCGTCCCGCTGGTGTCGGCCGCCATGGACACGGTGACCGAGGCCCGCATGGCCGTGGCGATGGCGCGCCAGGGGGGTCTCGGCGTCCTGCACCGTAACCTGTCCATCGCCGACCAGGCCCAGCAGGCCGACCTCGTGAAGCGCTCCGAGGCGGGCATGGTCACCAACCCCGTGACGTGCTCCCCTGACGACTCCCTCGCCGACGTCGAGGCCCTGTGCGCCAAGTACCGCATCTCGGGCGTGCCGGTCACCGACGACGACGGCGTCCTCGTCGGCATCGTGACCAACCGCGACATGCGCTTCGAGAGCGACCTCAACCGGCCGGTGCGCGAGGTCATGACCGCCATGCCCCTGGTCACGGCCCCGGTCGGCGTGTCCCGCGACGAGGCGTTCCGCCTCCTGCGCCACAACAAGGTCGAGAAGCTGCCCCTCGTCGACCCCGACGGGCGGCTGCGCGGCCTCATCACGGTCAAAGACTTCACCAAGAGCGAGCAATATCCTCTCGCCACCAAGGACGCCGACGGCCGCCTGGTCGTCGGGGCCGCCGTGGGCGTGGCCGGCGACGCCGAGCAGCGCGCGATGGCCCTGATCGACGCCGGTGTGGACGTGATCGTGGTCGACACCGCCCACGGCCACTCACGCGGCGTCTGCGACATGGTCGCCAAGATCAAGGCGAACGGCCGGGTGGACGTCATCGGCGGCAACATCGCCACGCGGGCGGGCGCGCAGGCGCTGATCGACGCGGGGGCCGACGCCGTCAAGGTCGGGGTCGGGCCCGGCTCCATCTGCACCACCCGCGTCGTCGCGGGCGTGGGCGCGCCCCAGGTCACCGCGATCCACGAGGCGTCCCTGGCGTGCGGCCCGGCGGGCGTGCCCGTCATCGGCGACGGCGGCCTCCAGTACTCGGGCGACATCGTCAAGGCCCTCGCGGCCGGGGCGAACACCGTGATGCTGGGCTCGCTACTGGCCGGCTGCGAGGAGTCCCCCGGCGAGCTGATCTTCATCAACGGCAAGCAGTTCAAGTCCTACCGCGGCATGGGATCCCTGGGCGCGGTGCGCAACCGCGAGCGCGGCGGATCCTTCAGCAAGGACCGCTACTCGCAGGAAAGCGTCGCCAGCGAGGACAAGTACATCCCCGAGGGCATCGAAGGCCAGGTCCCCTACCGCGGCCCGGTCGCCGCCGTCGCCCACCAGCTCGTCGGCGGCCTGCGCCAGGGCATGTGGTACACCGGCGCCCGCACGATCGAAGAGCTCCACGAGAACGGCCTCCTGATGCCCATCACCGCCGCCGGCCTCAAGGAAAGCCACCCCCACGACATCCAGATGACCGTGGAGGCCCCGAACTACCACGGCCGCTGA
- a CDS encoding DUF5319 domain-containing protein, with the protein MLEDVPRDPFADDPNDPAAAMGELDDSDPLTLAERDEALTDLADVEVFRSLLEPQGVLGLVLDCPECGEQHYFDWDLLRGNLRQMIDHGRPQVHEPAFEPDPAHYVSWEYARGYVDGVIDTEESR; encoded by the coding sequence GTGCTGGAAGACGTCCCCCGCGACCCATTCGCGGACGATCCGAACGACCCCGCCGCGGCGATGGGCGAACTCGACGACTCCGACCCGCTGACCTTGGCCGAGCGGGACGAGGCCCTGACCGACCTCGCCGACGTGGAGGTCTTCCGCTCCCTGCTGGAGCCGCAGGGCGTGCTCGGGCTCGTGCTCGACTGCCCGGAGTGCGGCGAGCAGCACTACTTCGACTGGGACCTGCTGCGCGGCAACCTGCGGCAGATGATCGACCACGGCCGTCCACAGGTCCACGAGCCCGCCTTCGAGCCCGACCCGGCCCACTACGTGAGCTGGGAGTATGCCCGCGGCTACGTGGACGGCGTGATCGACACCGAGGAGAGCCGCTGA
- a CDS encoding sigma-70 family RNA polymerase sigma factor, translating into MPNVTEGCVADAKTGVRLATRSDESDLRDLTSLAVQGDRTAIESLLGQLRPMVVRYCRARLGRVSGHYHIADDVAQEVCIAVLAALPRYRDMGRPFASFVFGIASHKVADALRSSVRSAVPTQDLPDGPDQGPGPEETVVRYIEAAHARELLSRLPENQRELIILRVVSGLSAEETGNVLGMSPGAVRVAQHRALARLRAMADMESIA; encoded by the coding sequence ATGCCTAACGTGACCGAGGGATGCGTCGCCGACGCCAAGACTGGGGTAAGGCTTGCGACGAGATCGGACGAGTCCGACCTCAGGGATCTGACAAGCCTTGCCGTCCAGGGGGATCGCACCGCGATCGAATCATTGCTGGGGCAGTTGCGCCCGATGGTGGTGCGCTATTGCCGTGCTCGATTGGGCCGGGTATCCGGTCATTACCACATCGCCGACGACGTGGCCCAGGAAGTGTGCATCGCGGTGCTCGCCGCCCTGCCGCGCTACCGGGACATGGGCCGGCCGTTCGCCTCGTTCGTCTTCGGCATCGCCTCCCACAAGGTCGCCGACGCCCTGCGCAGCTCCGTGCGCTCGGCCGTGCCCACCCAGGACCTCCCCGACGGCCCCGACCAGGGCCCCGGGCCGGAGGAGACCGTCGTGCGGTACATCGAGGCCGCGCACGCCCGCGAGCTGCTGTCCCGCCTTCCCGAGAACCAGCGCGAGCTGATCATCCTCCGGGTGGTGTCGGGTCTGTCCGCCGAAGAGACGGGTAACGTACTCGGTATGTCACCAGGTGCGGTTCGCGTGGCCCAGCATCGGGCGCTGGCAAGGCTTCGGGCGATGGCCGACATGGAGTCGATAGCTTGA
- the groL gene encoding chaperonin GroEL (60 kDa chaperone family; promotes refolding of misfolded polypeptides especially under stressful conditions; forms two stacked rings of heptamers to form a barrel-shaped 14mer; ends can be capped by GroES; misfolded proteins enter the barrel where they are refolded when GroES binds) codes for MPKILEFDEDARRALERGVNALADAVKVTLGPRGRNVVIDKKFGAPTITNDGVTIAREVELDKPYENLGAQLAKEVATKTNDIAGDGTTTATVLAQAMVREGLRNVAAGASPLSLKRGIDLAARAVSDRLLERARPVEDKKEIANVATISAQDAKIGELIAEAFDKVGKDGVITVEESNTMGLELEFTEGLQFDKGYLSPYMVTDPERMEAVLEDAYVLLHQSKVSSIADFLPLLEKVAQTKKPLFVVAEDVEGEALAVLVTNKIRGTFTSVAVKAPGFGDRRKAMLQDIAILTGGQVVSEELGLKLENVGTEVLGTARRIVVTKDTTTIVDGAGDPQAVSDRVREIQYAIEQTDSDWDREKLQERLAKLSGGICILRVGAATEVELKEKKHRLEDAISATRAAIEEGIVSGGGSALVHLAKDLDDIGLTGDEATGVSIVRRALVEPARWIAENAGQEGYVVTSKITDLPVGHGLNAATGEYGDLIAQGVIDPVKVTRSAVQNAASIAGMLLTTEALVVDKPEEEAPAAAGQGHGHGHGH; via the coding sequence ATGCCCAAGATCCTGGAGTTCGACGAGGACGCGCGGCGCGCTCTTGAGCGTGGCGTGAACGCCCTCGCGGACGCCGTCAAGGTGACCCTCGGGCCGCGCGGCCGTAACGTCGTCATCGACAAGAAGTTCGGTGCCCCGACCATCACCAACGACGGTGTCACCATCGCGCGCGAGGTGGAGCTCGACAAGCCGTACGAGAACCTCGGCGCCCAGCTCGCCAAGGAAGTGGCGACCAAGACCAACGACATCGCGGGTGACGGCACCACCACCGCCACCGTCCTGGCCCAGGCCATGGTGCGCGAGGGTCTGCGCAACGTCGCCGCCGGCGCGTCCCCGCTGTCGCTCAAGCGCGGCATCGACCTGGCCGCCCGCGCCGTCAGCGACCGCCTCCTCGAGCGGGCCCGTCCCGTCGAGGACAAGAAGGAGATCGCCAACGTCGCCACCATCTCGGCGCAGGACGCCAAGATCGGCGAGCTCATCGCCGAGGCGTTCGACAAGGTGGGCAAGGACGGCGTGATCACCGTCGAGGAGTCCAACACCATGGGCCTCGAACTGGAGTTCACCGAGGGTCTCCAGTTCGACAAGGGGTACCTGTCGCCGTACATGGTGACCGACCCCGAGCGCATGGAGGCCGTCCTCGAGGACGCCTACGTGCTGCTGCACCAGAGCAAGGTCTCCTCGATCGCCGACTTCCTGCCGCTGCTGGAGAAGGTCGCCCAGACCAAGAAGCCGCTGTTCGTGGTCGCCGAGGACGTCGAGGGCGAGGCCCTGGCCGTCCTGGTCACCAACAAGATCCGCGGCACCTTCACCTCCGTCGCCGTCAAGGCCCCCGGCTTCGGCGACCGGCGCAAGGCCATGCTGCAGGACATCGCGATCCTGACCGGCGGCCAGGTGGTCTCCGAGGAGCTCGGCCTCAAGCTGGAGAACGTCGGCACCGAGGTGCTCGGCACCGCGCGCCGCATCGTGGTCACCAAGGACACCACCACGATCGTGGACGGCGCGGGCGACCCGCAGGCCGTCTCCGACCGCGTCCGCGAGATCCAGTACGCGATCGAGCAGACCGACTCCGACTGGGACCGCGAGAAGCTCCAGGAGCGCCTCGCCAAGCTCTCCGGCGGCATCTGCATCCTGCGCGTCGGCGCGGCCACCGAGGTCGAGCTCAAGGAGAAGAAGCACCGCCTTGAGGACGCCATCTCGGCGACCCGTGCCGCGATCGAGGAGGGCATCGTCTCCGGCGGTGGCTCCGCGCTCGTGCACCTCGCCAAGGACCTCGACGACATCGGCCTGACCGGCGACGAGGCCACCGGCGTCTCCATCGTCCGCCGGGCGCTCGTCGAGCCGGCCCGCTGGATCGCCGAGAACGCCGGCCAGGAGGGGTACGTCGTCACCTCCAAGATCACCGACCTGCCGGTGGGTCACGGCCTCAACGCCGCCACGGGCGAGTACGGCGACCTGATCGCCCAGGGCGTCATCGACCCGGTCAAGGTGACCCGCTCGGCCGTGCAGAACGCCGCGTCCATCGCCGGCATGCTGCTCACGACCGAGGCCCTCGTGGTCGACAAGCCCGAGGAGGAGGCTCCGGCCGCCGCCGGCCAGGGCCACGGTCACGGCCACGGCCACTGA
- the groES gene encoding co-chaperone GroES: MTTATKVPVKPLGDRIVVQPLEAEQTTASGLVIPDTAKEKPQEGKVLAVGPGNWDEDGEKRIPLDVKEGDVVLYSKYGGTEVKYGGEEYLVLSARDVLAIIEK, encoded by the coding sequence GTGACGACCGCCACCAAGGTTCCCGTTAAGCCGCTCGGCGACCGCATCGTGGTCCAGCCGCTTGAGGCCGAGCAGACGACCGCTTCCGGTCTGGTTATCCCGGACACCGCCAAGGAGAAGCCGCAGGAGGGCAAGGTCCTCGCGGTCGGCCCCGGCAACTGGGACGAGGACGGCGAGAAGCGCATCCCGCTCGACGTCAAGGAAGGGGACGTCGTCCTCTACAGCAAGTACGGCGGTACCGAGGTCAAGTACGGCGGCGAGGAGTACCTCGTGCTCTCCGCCCGTGACGTTCTCGCGATCATCGAGAAGTAA